TGTTATTATCTCGGTCCGTTGGTGGCGTTGGTTCTGTCGGTTCCGCTAGGAGATGTCATCGCCAAGATGAGTGATCCCTCAGTGGTGCAGGTGGTGATTACGTCGCTGTGCAGCGCCACGATCAGTACGATCGTTGCCACCGTGTTTGGGGTGCCACTTTCCTACTGGCTCTCACACAGCCGGAGTCGAGGATCGAGCGTGATCGCCGGGATCGTGATCCTTCCGTTGGTGCTTCCGCCGATCGTGAGCGGTATGGTTCTCCACATGGTGTTCGGTCCGAACGCACCTATTGGCCGGTTGGCTGCCGCTGTCGGCGTACAGACGTGGCGCTCACTCCTCGGCGTCGTGCTCGCACAGACGTTCGTCGCTTCCCCGTTCGTCGTCGTCACCTCACTGGCTGCCTTCAGCGGAGTGGACCCGACTCTCGAAGACGCCTCCCGATCGCTCGGCAAAGACCGTCTCACGACCGTCTACCGGATCACGCTGCCGCTCGCGATGCCGGGAGTCGTCGCTGGAATGGCACTGGCGTTCGCCCGCGCGATGGGGGAGTTCGGTGCGACGATGATCATGGCTTACCACCCCGAAACGATGCCCGTGCGGATCTGGTTGGCGTTCAGCGCGCGAGGAGTGGACACGGCTTTTCCCATCGCGATACTACTCGTGCTCGTCTCGATCGTAGTGCTCGTCGTTCTGAACACTGTTGCCTCCAACCCCTGGACTTAACACATGCTCAAACTCACTGACCTCGTAACATCGTACGACGCGTTCGAACTCGGACCGATCGATCTCACCGTCGAAAACGAAGTGCTCGCTGTGCTCGGTCCATCGGGAAGCGGCAAAACCACGCTCCTCTCGACGATAGCGGGTATCGTTGATGCCGACGGCGGCACGACCACCCTGAACGGCACGGAACTCACGGAACGTCCGCCCGAAGACCGCGACGTCGCTCTCGTGTTTCAAGACGGTGCGTTGTTCCCACACATGACCGCCGAAGAGAATATCAGGTACGCCACAACGGGAACCGCGCGCATCGACGCGCTCATAGAAACGCTGGAACTCACGGGGATGTTGGATCGAAACGTAGAGACGCTTTCGGGTGGTGAGCGCCAACGCGTCGCGCTAGCGCGATCGCTCGCCACGGAACCCGATGCGTTGCTCCTTGACGAACCGCTCGCTAACCTCGATGCACCGATCAGACGACGACTGCGTCACGAGCTATGGGAGTTATTCACCTCGCTCGACATCCCCATCGTGTACGTTACCCACGATCAACGCGACGCCACCGTGGTCAGCGATCGGATCGCCGTCATTCACGATGGGAAGGTACACCAGGTCGACACCCCCCCTGAACTGTTCGCCAATCCCGAGACGCCGTTTGTCGCGTCTTTTACCGGGAACGTGAACGTGTTCCGCGCACGGGTCACCGATCACGACCGTCTCAAATGGAGTGGTCGACAGATCCATGCCCCCACCGATGAGCACGATATCGGGCAGGACGTTCGGTTTTGTATTCGACCGGAACACGTCTCCGTCGCTCCATCGGATGTGGACCACCCGAACGTCTTCAGGGGAATGATCACGAAGAACATCTATCAGGGTAGCTCCCATCATCTTTCCGTCCAGCTAAAACACTCGACTGACCCCGTTCGTCTCACGCTCTCGCCCCGAACGTACGACCGACTGGAGCTTGCTGAGCGAGAGCAACTACGAATAAAACTAAATACAAATTATATACATATAATATAGATCCATGATATGATATACAAATATCACCTGCCATCTCGTAGCTTATATAATATTCTGTAATATTATTTGAATATTTAGTATAATAGGCTAGAATATTATAAAAACAACCATAATATAGTAGAAAATAGGAGATCATAAAGTTATTGATCTTTGAAGGAGTAAAAAATAAATATGTGGTATATGGTTCGAATGGGATAGTGTATGTAATAGTACGCTTATATCGAGGTCCTTTAGAAAGGAAGCTCTGCGAAGCTGTAGTAATTACAAATGTACATTTGTAATGGGTATGGAGGGACCCGGAACGGAAGCCGGTCGAAACGGTGGATGTTTACCAAGAAGAAACGCCCGCCTGAGACGGTGTAGCGGTTTCCAGTTACCGGGGCGCATCCGGAAACGGCGTTCCCACGGCGTCCACGCCATCGAAACGCAGATCAGATATCGGAAACGAACTGTTTGACAGTGCTGATGATGATGCCTGGGATATCCTCTTCGAATCGCTTGCTTTTCATCCGATCAGTACTCCCGGCCACGTAAACGGCCCCGATCACGCGTCCCTCCCGATTTACGGGTACCGCCACCGCCCGCCGTCCGTCCCGTTGTTCGCCGCGTTCGAACGCGATACCCCGCTCTGCGATCCGGTTCAGTTTCTCTCGAAGCGCCGATGGCGTGGCTAAGGTGCGGTCAGTTTTCGCCGGGAGGTCAGTACGCTCGATGATCTCGGTGACGCGGTCGTCGGGAAGTCCCGCAAGAATCGCCTTTCCGGGTGCGCTACAGTGCAGATACCGCGAGTTCGTCCACCCCTCTGGAGATCGGCTGGTTGGCCACGATCGGTAGAGATCAACAGCGTAGCCCCGCTGTTCGACCACGATCCCCGCAGGTTGGTCAGTGACCGACACGAGCCGATCGATGTGTTGCTTGGCTGTGATGTAGAGATGATCGTTGGCCCGGGCAGTCTCTCCGAGATCCGTGAACCCGATTCCCAGTTCGTATTCGTGCCCCCTCTTACGGACGTACCCGAGCTCGCAGAGGGTGATGAGATGTTTGTACGCCGTGCTTTTGGGGATGTCGAGCAGGGATGCTAACTCGGTAACACCGATACGTCCGTCCCGCTCTGCGAGTGCTTCGACGACCGTGAAACTGGTCTGGGTCGCATTCACCGTCCGTTGGTGGTTCGAATCGAACATGTTGCTGAACGTTATTCTCGACAACCAAAAGGATTGTTCATGCCTGACGAACGAGCGCTTCTGGGGAACGAAGGCGGTACGGTAACAGTGAGTGTGCTCACCGCCAGTGAGACTCACCTGGGTGGAAAAAGTGGCCCGATAGCTATATTGGCGTGCGATGAATCCACTCCCTATGAACATCACTGGCTATGAACTGTACGAGGTTCCTCCCCGTTGGGTGTTTTTGGCTATCCGAACGGACACTGGTCTCACGGGATGGGGAGAACCGATCGTTGAGGGCCGAGCCAAAACGGTGTGTACGGCAGTGACAGAGCTGATGGATAACTATCTCCTTGGAAAGGATCCGCTTCGGATCGAAGATCACTGGCAGGCGATGTACCGTAACAACTTCTATCGGGGGGGACCGATCCTCATGAGTGCCATCGCAGGGATCGATCAGGCGTTGTGGGATATCAAGGGCCAACAGTACGGGATGCCCGTCTACGAGCTGTTGGGTGGGCGCTGTCGAGATCGGGTCAGGGTGTACCAGTGGATCGGCGGTGACCGGCCCGCGGAGATCGCAAGTGAGGCTGAAGCGCTGGTCGAGGCGGGGTACACCGCCATCAAGATGGATGCGATCGAGCGAATGCGGCCGATCGATTCACCGTCGACGATCCAGACGGTCACAAACCGGGTCAAGAACGTCCGCCAAGCGGTCGGTGAAACGGTTGATATCGTCGTGGACTTCAGAGGTCGAGCCTCGACGCCGATGGCAAAACGTCTCGTTCACGCACTCGAACCGTACGAACCGATGTTCATCGAAGAGCCGGTGTTACCCGAATACAACGATAATCTCGGTTCGATCGCCGACACCACCACCGTTCCGCTGGCAACCGGCGAACGCATGTACTCCCGGTGGGATTTCAAGCAACTGCTCGAATCGGGGAACGTAGACGTCGTGCAACCCGACATCTCACACGCGGGTGGTATCACGGAAGTCACCAAGATCGCGTC
The sequence above is drawn from the Halocatena salina genome and encodes:
- a CDS encoding ABC transporter permease — protein: MKRGSIRSIDWLTVTLVLGGVLVCYYLGPLVALVLSVPLGDVIAKMSDPSVVQVVITSLCSATISTIVATVFGVPLSYWLSHSRSRGSSVIAGIVILPLVLPPIVSGMVLHMVFGPNAPIGRLAAAVGVQTWRSLLGVVLAQTFVASPFVVVTSLAAFSGVDPTLEDASRSLGKDRLTTVYRITLPLAMPGVVAGMALAFARAMGEFGATMIMAYHPETMPVRIWLAFSARGVDTAFPIAILLVLVSIVVLVVLNTVASNPWT
- a CDS encoding ABC transporter ATP-binding protein, whose amino-acid sequence is MLKLTDLVTSYDAFELGPIDLTVENEVLAVLGPSGSGKTTLLSTIAGIVDADGGTTTLNGTELTERPPEDRDVALVFQDGALFPHMTAEENIRYATTGTARIDALIETLELTGMLDRNVETLSGGERQRVALARSLATEPDALLLDEPLANLDAPIRRRLRHELWELFTSLDIPIVYVTHDQRDATVVSDRIAVIHDGKVHQVDTPPELFANPETPFVASFTGNVNVFRARVTDHDRLKWSGRQIHAPTDEHDIGQDVRFCIRPEHVSVAPSDVDHPNVFRGMITKNIYQGSSHHLSVQLKHSTDPVRLTLSPRTYDRLELAEREQLRIKLNTNYIHII
- a CDS encoding IclR family transcriptional regulator — protein: MFDSNHQRTVNATQTSFTVVEALAERDGRIGVTELASLLDIPKSTAYKHLITLCELGYVRKRGHEYELGIGFTDLGETARANDHLYITAKQHIDRLVSVTDQPAGIVVEQRGYAVDLYRSWPTSRSPEGWTNSRYLHCSAPGKAILAGLPDDRVTEIIERTDLPAKTDRTLATPSALREKLNRIAERGIAFERGEQRDGRRAVAVPVNREGRVIGAVYVAGSTDRMKSKRFEEDIPGIIISTVKQFVSDI
- the dgoD gene encoding galactonate dehydratase, which produces MNITGYELYEVPPRWVFLAIRTDTGLTGWGEPIVEGRAKTVCTAVTELMDNYLLGKDPLRIEDHWQAMYRNNFYRGGPILMSAIAGIDQALWDIKGQQYGMPVYELLGGRCRDRVRVYQWIGGDRPAEIASEAEALVEAGYTAIKMDAIERMRPIDSPSTIQTVTNRVKNVRQAVGETVDIVVDFRGRASTPMAKRLVHALEPYEPMFIEEPVLPEYNDNLGSIADTTTVPLATGERMYSRWDFKQLLESGNVDVVQPDISHAGGITEVTKIASMAHPYDVSVALNCPIGPIALAASMQVCASISNLLIQDHGFAFSEGTSGPPHEYLSDPDAFEFEAGFLSLLSEPGLGLDIDEDAVREKSQQEIDWHNPVWRHEDGSIAEW